The following proteins are co-located in the Microbacterium sp. Clip185 genome:
- a CDS encoding ABC1 kinase family protein has protein sequence MITESAWGPLESALTVLVSLVGLGLTLVVLVTSVRRALGVRIGWIRAGLVLFLAWGIGLPLSGTLAVALGIARPDGSLMTSEMVAGLFFLAVLAWIFVACLATLIVLEAFMPTGHVPGPREAWTRSVRATRRSVRYGRIIWVGATTGMNAVIRSGPRSEVFGEVFVRFCNRAGVTFVKLGQILATRTDLFPAEFTTAISALQSDADPEPTANIVATVLAEQGVAARELFASFDEVPLGAASVAQVHAATLRDGRDVVVKVQRPGARAQVEVDTDILIRIARTVESRQPWAREMDLSGLASGFSGSLRDELDYRLEARNTMMGAAALSSHADIVVPAVVSELSTRRMLVLERLRGRPLTGEAVAVLDPQRRTALARTLITASLTTILVEGVFHADLHPGNILVLDDQRLGILDFGVIGVLDSETRRLLGGLLLAVLAGDAALATTTLTLAFETRPTLDMGRLRRDLGREITMLRLQDRLDVEAFARVFEVLRAHGIRVPGDAAAAVRTLVNIDGAVRIIDPATSLVEVARTIAPDVMRAQSDLARSIPEMAGTALAVGVVATRLPARLDRITEALDRAPLGRGTRVLHDPDDRRWIGAQITDVLTAGFGMIACVLAVILVLHTGGPMLTPSLSLSALSGAFVGAGGMVLALRTLVRLFSVSGRVRSRTPSDRVG, from the coding sequence ATGATCACTGAGTCAGCGTGGGGGCCGCTGGAGTCTGCTCTCACCGTCCTCGTCTCCCTGGTCGGCCTAGGACTGACCCTGGTCGTCCTCGTGACAAGCGTTCGGCGCGCATTGGGAGTGCGTATCGGGTGGATTCGCGCCGGTCTCGTCTTGTTCCTCGCTTGGGGGATCGGACTTCCCCTGAGCGGAACGCTGGCGGTCGCACTCGGCATCGCCCGTCCCGACGGCTCTCTCATGACGTCCGAGATGGTTGCGGGACTGTTCTTCCTCGCGGTGCTCGCATGGATCTTCGTCGCCTGTCTCGCCACCCTGATCGTCCTCGAGGCGTTCATGCCGACAGGCCACGTGCCAGGGCCGCGCGAGGCGTGGACGCGGTCCGTCCGCGCCACTCGTCGATCCGTTCGTTACGGCCGCATCATCTGGGTCGGAGCGACCACCGGCATGAACGCAGTCATTCGGTCCGGGCCACGAAGCGAGGTCTTCGGAGAGGTGTTCGTGCGCTTCTGCAACCGGGCCGGTGTCACCTTCGTGAAACTCGGTCAGATTCTTGCGACGCGAACCGATCTCTTTCCCGCGGAGTTCACGACTGCGATCTCTGCCCTTCAATCCGATGCGGACCCCGAACCGACCGCGAACATTGTCGCCACCGTCCTCGCCGAGCAGGGCGTCGCTGCCCGAGAGTTGTTCGCCTCATTCGACGAGGTTCCCTTGGGGGCCGCCTCTGTTGCGCAAGTGCACGCGGCGACACTGCGGGATGGTCGTGACGTCGTGGTGAAGGTTCAGCGCCCCGGGGCTCGCGCGCAGGTGGAGGTCGACACCGACATCCTGATCCGGATCGCTCGCACCGTCGAGTCGCGACAGCCCTGGGCGCGCGAGATGGACCTTTCCGGCCTCGCATCGGGTTTCTCTGGGTCGCTCCGCGACGAGCTCGACTACCGTCTCGAAGCGCGCAACACGATGATGGGGGCCGCGGCGCTCTCATCGCACGCGGACATCGTCGTCCCGGCGGTCGTCTCCGAGCTCTCCACTCGGCGGATGCTCGTGCTCGAACGGCTCAGGGGGAGACCCTTGACGGGAGAGGCGGTCGCTGTGCTCGACCCGCAGCGTCGCACCGCCCTTGCTCGCACGCTCATCACCGCGTCCTTGACAACCATCCTGGTCGAGGGCGTCTTCCACGCGGACCTTCATCCGGGCAACATCCTCGTGCTCGATGACCAGCGTCTCGGGATCCTGGATTTCGGCGTCATCGGCGTGCTCGACAGTGAGACTCGTCGGCTCCTCGGCGGGCTGCTTCTCGCGGTCCTCGCGGGCGATGCCGCGCTTGCAACAACCACTCTCACGCTCGCCTTCGAGACTCGTCCCACCTTGGACATGGGGCGCCTCCGTCGCGATCTGGGTCGCGAGATCACGATGCTCCGACTGCAGGATCGCCTCGACGTCGAGGCATTTGCCCGGGTGTTCGAAGTGCTTCGCGCACACGGCATCCGCGTACCCGGAGACGCTGCGGCGGCCGTGAGGACCCTGGTCAACATCGACGGTGCGGTGCGGATCATCGATCCAGCGACCAGTCTTGTCGAGGTTGCGCGGACGATCGCTCCTGATGTCATGCGCGCCCAATCTGATCTGGCGCGGAGCATCCCTGAGATGGCGGGCACCGCCCTCGCGGTGGGCGTCGTGGCCACGAGGCTGCCCGCGCGTCTGGATCGCATCACCGAGGCTCTGGATCGTGCGCCCTTGGGTCGGGGAACGCGGGTCCTCCACGATCCGGACGACAGACGATGGATAGGTGCTCAGATCACCGACGTGCTGACCGCAGGATTTGGGATGATCGCCTGCGTTCTCGCTGTCATCCTGGTCCTGCACACCGGCGGGCCGATGCTGACGCCATCTCTCTCGCTCTCCGCGCTGTCCGGTGCGTTCGTCGGTGCGGGCGGTATGGTGCTCGCGCTCCGAACCCTCGTGCGACTGTTCTCGGTGTCCGGCCGCGTGCGCTCTAGGACCCCGTCGGATCGGGTCGGCTGA
- a CDS encoding winged helix-turn-helix transcriptional regulator — MVTLTARERRTERKAQYDAFLASCPTRQLFATISDKWVGLVLVALADGPQRYNALTRAIAGISPKMLTQTLRTLERDGLVVRTVTASVPVRVDYELSGLGHDLLPLMISIKEWAEDHMDSVAQARAFFDASTEGA; from the coding sequence ATGGTCACGCTGACGGCACGCGAACGACGCACGGAGCGCAAGGCTCAGTACGACGCGTTCCTCGCCTCCTGCCCCACGCGGCAACTGTTCGCGACGATCAGCGACAAGTGGGTCGGTCTCGTGCTCGTGGCGCTGGCGGATGGACCGCAGCGATACAACGCGCTGACGCGGGCGATCGCCGGCATCAGCCCGAAGATGCTGACCCAGACTCTGCGAACGCTCGAACGCGACGGCCTGGTCGTGCGCACGGTCACGGCCTCCGTCCCGGTGCGCGTCGATTACGAGCTGTCCGGACTCGGCCACGATCTGCTCCCCCTGATGATCAGCATCAAGGAGTGGGCCGAGGACCACATGGATTCCGTCGCCCAGGCACGGGCCTTTTTCGACGCGTCGACCGAGGGTGCGTAA
- a CDS encoding NADP-dependent oxidoreductase, with amino-acid sequence MRAIVVSNFGGPDSLRVTDIPEPRPGHGEVRVNIAARAINPIDILLRSGALRDAVPERQFSVPGFDFAGTVAAAGPGVAGLDVGSAVIGISPWFTTHAGSYADEIVVPADAVALAPASADAVAAATLPLNGATAWLAVDAAQAAPGATVVVTGAAGGVGGFAVQLAAARGARVIGVAAPGDADLLGDLGATALVPRDADLASELARIAPQGVDALIDAASLGRIDLVRDGGRFVSVLAPAAPAPERGVTIETVQHTPDGALLARLAASVDAGELTPRVARVLPLDQAPRGHELFETGGVRGRIVLAD; translated from the coding sequence ATGCGCGCAATCGTCGTCTCGAACTTCGGGGGTCCCGACTCGCTTCGTGTGACCGACATCCCCGAGCCGCGCCCCGGCCACGGGGAGGTGCGGGTGAACATCGCCGCTCGTGCAATCAACCCCATCGACATCCTCCTCCGCAGCGGTGCGCTGCGTGATGCCGTGCCCGAGCGGCAGTTCTCCGTGCCCGGGTTCGACTTCGCGGGCACTGTCGCCGCAGCCGGTCCTGGCGTCGCGGGCCTGGATGTCGGGTCCGCCGTGATCGGCATCTCGCCCTGGTTCACAACGCACGCCGGTTCCTACGCGGACGAGATCGTGGTTCCCGCTGACGCGGTCGCCCTCGCGCCGGCCTCGGCGGATGCGGTCGCCGCGGCCACGCTCCCGCTGAACGGTGCGACGGCGTGGCTCGCGGTCGACGCGGCACAGGCTGCGCCGGGTGCAACCGTCGTCGTGACCGGAGCTGCCGGCGGTGTGGGAGGCTTCGCGGTACAGCTCGCCGCGGCTCGCGGTGCGAGAGTGATTGGCGTTGCGGCGCCCGGCGACGCCGATCTTCTCGGTGATCTCGGTGCCACCGCACTCGTGCCGCGCGACGCGGACCTCGCGTCGGAGCTCGCGCGCATCGCGCCACAGGGTGTGGACGCGCTGATCGATGCCGCCTCGCTCGGGCGCATCGACCTTGTGCGCGACGGGGGCCGGTTTGTATCGGTGTTGGCTCCCGCCGCTCCCGCCCCGGAACGCGGTGTCACGATCGAGACCGTCCAGCACACGCCCGACGGTGCTCTGCTCGCCCGGCTTGCCGCATCCGTGGACGCGGGAGAGCTCACGCCGCGCGTCGCTCGGGTCCTCCCGCTCGATCAGGCACCGCGCGGGCATGAGCTCTTCGAGACCGGCGGCGTGCGCGGACGGATCGTGCTCGCCGACTGA
- the trpS gene encoding tryptophan--tRNA ligase encodes MDSYTATQARMADLDGRIRAEPSRFRVLTGERPTGRLHLGHYFGTLSERVALQSRGVEIFLVLADYQVITDRDTARDVGVNVREAVLDYLAAGLDPAATTIFPHSAVPALNQLLLPFLSLVTEAELHRNPTVKAETAASGRALSALMLTYPVHQAADILFCKGNLVPVGKDNLPHVEMTRTVARRFNERFGALFPEPEPFVTASPEVPGVDGRKMSKSYGNAIALGMGDDETAAVIRRATTDGGRRITFDPERRPGVAALLTTASLCTGTAPEHIAEAIGDRGSSELKRVATEAVNERFAEHRRRRAALADDADVVDGALAAGIERANRIADQTLEEVLDRMGMRYLPA; translated from the coding sequence ATGGACTCATACACCGCAACGCAGGCCAGGATGGCCGACTTGGACGGCCGCATCCGGGCCGAGCCGTCGCGGTTCCGCGTGCTCACCGGCGAACGCCCCACCGGCCGACTCCACCTCGGCCACTACTTCGGAACCCTCTCCGAGCGGGTCGCACTCCAATCCCGCGGCGTCGAAATCTTCCTCGTGCTCGCCGATTACCAGGTCATCACGGATCGGGACACGGCACGCGACGTCGGTGTGAATGTGCGCGAAGCAGTGCTCGACTATCTGGCGGCCGGCCTCGATCCCGCCGCGACGACGATCTTCCCGCACTCTGCGGTGCCGGCACTCAACCAGCTTCTCCTCCCATTCCTGAGCCTCGTCACCGAGGCGGAGCTGCACCGCAATCCAACCGTCAAGGCGGAGACGGCAGCGTCAGGGCGCGCGCTCAGCGCACTCATGCTCACGTATCCCGTGCACCAGGCAGCCGACATCCTGTTCTGCAAGGGCAACCTGGTGCCCGTGGGAAAGGACAATCTGCCACATGTCGAGATGACCCGGACCGTCGCACGGCGTTTCAACGAACGGTTCGGCGCACTCTTCCCCGAACCGGAACCCTTCGTGACCGCCTCGCCCGAGGTGCCGGGAGTGGACGGGCGGAAGATGTCGAAGAGCTACGGCAACGCGATCGCGCTCGGTATGGGCGACGACGAGACTGCCGCAGTGATCCGACGAGCCACGACAGACGGCGGGCGCCGCATCACCTTCGACCCCGAGCGGCGCCCAGGCGTGGCTGCGCTCCTAACCACGGCATCCCTGTGCACCGGAACGGCGCCGGAGCACATCGCGGAGGCGATCGGCGATCGCGGCAGCAGCGAGCTCAAGCGCGTCGCGACCGAGGCGGTCAACGAGCGGTTCGCGGAGCACAGACGACGCCGGGCCGCGCTCGCGGACGACGCAGACGTCGTCGATGGGGCTCTCGCGGCCGGCATCGAGCGGGCGAATCGTATCGCCGATCAGACACTCGAGGAGGTTCTCGACCGGATGGGCATGCGGTATCTGCCTGCCTGA
- a CDS encoding TetR/AcrR family transcriptional regulator: protein MAIPNSPAPTPKGRRSREAILRSAVARFESDGFERTTVRTIAKDAQIDPAMIIRYFGSKEALFLAATSIDLDLPKVDATPRSRLGHALARHAVSMWGGESPGRALRILLRASAEDEGAAERVRAVFAAQTLPFLSRELPDSALRSSLITSQILGYAFARYVIGISPLAGVGDDEAATLLGASLQAIIDAPDASGTQRAGHVAR, encoded by the coding sequence ATGGCTATCCCTAACAGTCCTGCTCCGACGCCGAAGGGCCGGCGCTCCCGAGAGGCGATCCTTCGTTCTGCTGTGGCCCGCTTCGAATCCGATGGGTTCGAACGCACGACAGTACGGACGATCGCGAAGGATGCCCAGATCGATCCCGCGATGATCATCCGGTACTTCGGCAGCAAGGAAGCACTGTTCCTCGCCGCCACGAGCATCGATCTCGACCTCCCGAAGGTGGATGCGACGCCGCGAAGTCGACTGGGTCACGCCCTCGCCCGGCACGCTGTGTCCATGTGGGGTGGTGAGAGCCCTGGCCGCGCCCTGCGCATTTTGCTGCGCGCGTCCGCAGAGGATGAGGGCGCCGCCGAGCGGGTGCGTGCGGTCTTCGCCGCCCAGACACTGCCTTTCCTCTCACGCGAGCTCCCGGACTCCGCGCTGCGCTCCAGCCTGATCACGTCGCAGATTCTCGGTTACGCCTTCGCGCGATATGTGATCGGGATCTCTCCCCTCGCAGGGGTCGGCGATGACGAGGCGGCCACACTGCTCGGCGCCTCGCTTCAGGCGATCATCGACGCCCCCGACGCATCCGGAACACAGAGAGCCGGTCACGTGGCGCGGTAA